The proteins below come from a single Miscanthus floridulus cultivar M001 chromosome 1, ASM1932011v1, whole genome shotgun sequence genomic window:
- the LOC136501236 gene encoding histone H2A, with the protein MDSTGAGAGGKVKKGAGGRKAGGPRKKSVSRSVKAGLQFPVGRIGRYLKKGRYAQRVGTGAPVYLAAVLEYLAAEVLELAGNAARDNKKTRIIPRHVLLAIRNDEELGKLLAGVTIAHGGVLPNINPVLLPKKTAEKASSGGSKEAKSPKKAAKSPKKA; encoded by the exons ATGGATTCCACCGGCGCTGGAGCGGGAGGGAAGGTGAAGAAGGGAGCGGGCGGGCGCAAGGCCGGCGGGCCGAGGAAGAAGTCGGTGTCGAGGTCCGTGAAGGCCGGGCTCCAGTTCCCCGTCGGCCGCATCGGTCGTTACCTCAAGAAGGGCCGCTACGCCCAGCGCGTCGGCACCGGCGCCCCCGTCTACCTCGCCGCCGTCCTCGAGTACCTCGCCGCTGAG GTTCTGGAGCTCGCCGGCAACGCTGCCAGGGACAACAAGAAGACGCGCATCATCCCCCGCCACGTGCTACTTGCGATCCGCAACGACGAGGAGCTCGGGAAGCTGCTGGCCGGCGTCACCATCGCCCACGGCGGCGTGCTGCCCAACATCAACCCGGTTCTGCTGCCCAAGAAGACGGCCGAGAAGGCTTCCAGCGGCGGGAGCAAGGAGGCCAAGTCGCCCAAGAAGGCTGCCAAATCCCCCAAGAAGGCATAG